One genomic segment of Ipomoea triloba cultivar NCNSP0323 chromosome 9, ASM357664v1 includes these proteins:
- the LOC116029922 gene encoding monooxygenase 2-like, translating into MAFTSSAQLLQYSSIRTSFRLRTRTLSSSSQPQTRIRANPRPVIAANLDAKEDIVIVGAGIAGLATAVSLHRLGIRTRVLEQAESLRTGGTSLGLSKNGWKVLDAIGVGNSVRPHFLEIQGVAIRSEDGRLLRSFSLKEEDPSQELRAVERKVLLESLMNELPSDTIAFSSGLSKIERHESGDTMLELEDGSRLSAKIVIACDGIRSPVAKWMGFPEPTYAGHLCFRGLGSYPEGQSFDQKVQYTYGSGVRAGFIPISKTKIYWFIVFNSSSPGPKITDPLILRQQAQELVRSWSPELLNIINHTPDETLIRTPLVDRWLWPATSPPASTGRVVLVGDAWHPMTPNLGQGACCALEDSIVLAKKLAEAIKSKNVSVEEAFREYERERWPRIFPLTIRAHLVGAFLQWDNPVVCSIRNNVIVPKLVRLGPMLQHTNFECEPL; encoded by the exons ATGGCTTTCACTTCTTCAGCCCAACTCCTTCAATATTCCTCAATTCGGACATCCTTTCGCCTCCGGACAAGAACATTATCGTCGTCTTCCCAACCCCAAACTAGGATCAGGGCCAATCCCCGTCCTGTGATTGCCGCTAATCTAGATGCGAAAGAGGATATAGTTATAGTGGGAGCGGGGATTGCTGGGCTTGCAACTGCAGTTTCGCTTCATAGGCTGGGGATCCGAACCCGGGTGCTGGAGCAGGCTGAGTCTCTGAGGACTGGTGGGACCTCTCTCGGCTTGTCCAAGAATGGGTGGAAGGTGTTGGACGCCATTGGAGTCGGCAATAGTGTCAGACCTCACTTCCTTGAAATTCAAGG GGTTGCAATAAGGTCAGAAGATGGAAGGTTGCTGCGCTCTTTCTCGTTAAAGGAAGAGGATCCCAG CCAAGAACTCCGCGCTGTGGAGAGGAAGGTACTGCTGGAATCACTCATGAATGAGCTGCCTTCAGATACTATCGCTTTTTCTTCGGGGCTGTCAAAGATTGAAAGACATGAAAGCGGTGATACAATGTTGGAGCTCGAGGATGGATCTCGGTTATCTGCTAAG ATAGTGATTGCCTGCGATGGCATCCGGTCTCCAGTGGCAAAGTGGATGGGGTTCCCAGAGCCAACATATGCAGGGCACCTATGTTTTCGAGGTTTAGGATCTTACCCTGAGGGACAGTCGTTTGATCAGAAAGTACAGTACACATATGGAAGTGGAGTGCGAGCTGGTTTCATTCCAATTTCTAAGACTAAAATCTATTGGTTTATTGTCTTCAACAGCTCATCACCAG GTCCAAAGATAACTGATCCATTGATTTTGAGACAACAAGCTCAAGAACTGGTCAGAAGTTGGTCACCGGAGTTGCTAAACATCATTAACCACACCCCAGATGAAACGCTCATAAGAACTCCCTTGGTTGATCGTTGGCTATGGCCAGCAACGAGTCCTCCTGCTTCTACCGGGAGGGTTGTGCTGGTTGGCGATGCATGGCACCCGATGACACCCAATCTCGGACAGGGGGCGTGCTGTGCCCTGGAGGACTCCATAGTTTTAGCCAAGAAGCTTGCAGAGGCAATCAAGTCCAAGAATGTTTCTGTGGAAGAAGCATTCAGAGAGTATGAAAGAGAGAGGTGGCCGCGTATTTTTCCATTAACCATACGCGCACATCTTGTAGGAGCATTCTTGCAGTGGGATAATCCAGTGGTGTGTTCTATCAGAAACAATGTAATTGTACCTAAGCTGGTGAGACTAGGACCAATGCTTCAACATACAAATTTTGAATGTGAGCCTCTGTAG